A genomic region of Alligator mississippiensis isolate rAllMis1 chromosome 4, rAllMis1, whole genome shotgun sequence contains the following coding sequences:
- the LOC102571665 gene encoding zinc finger protein 883, whose amino-acid sequence MTPEPGQMQRQQSKPPKQGESLELREVFEDVAVYFTRKEWELLKDEDKVLYQDQMLRNFQALVSLGYQGPTPDLICCVQQGQVELWVCDEDDGEISRSEDLLPGGAWLLNGAEQETSLEGSANLEPPWTSLGSVGEMDSLRPEKEQWPKCQGRPQKQMKSVAVNQHRHVHLGRKTHCCAACRKNICWQDLSQHQCVHSGEQPHHGTKCEKSFRQPSNLARHWCMHTREKPHKCSECRKSFTRSSSLAQHQRIHTGEKPHQCSECGKTFNHSRNLRRHWLIHTAEKPHQCSECGKSYTCSSHLVRHQLIHTGEKPHQCPECGKSFTLSSDLARHQRIHTGEKPHQCSVCGKSFTRSSHLVQHQLIHTEEKPHQCPECGKSFTHSFSLAEHQRIHTGEKPHQCLECGKSFARSSSLAQHHLIHTGEKPYQCLECGKSFTRSSSLAQHQHIHTKEKPHQCSECGKSYTCSSHLIRHQLMHTGEKPHQCSECGKSFTLSSDLARHQRIHTGEKPHQCSECGKSFTRSSHLVQHQLSHTEEKPHQCPECGKSFAHSFHLAQHQRIHTGEKPYHCSQCGKSFIRSFHLARHQLIHTEKKTF is encoded by the exons aTGACACCGGAGCCAGGCCAaatgcagaggcagcagagcaaACCTCCAAAGCAGGGGGAGAGCTTGGAG ctccgagaggtgtttgaggacgtggctgtgtatttcacgcggaaggagtgggagctgctgaaagatgaagacaaggtgctttaccaggaccagatgctgaggaatttccaagcccttgtttccctgg GATATcaaggtcccacacctgacttaatctgctgcgtccagcaaggacaagtggagctctgggtctgtgatgagGATGATGGGGAAATCTCAAGGTcagaggacctgctgccag GAGGTGCCTGGCTCCTGAACGGAGCTGAGCAGGAGACTTCTCTGGAAGGGTCTGCAAACCTGGAGCCACCATGGACTTCCCTGGGTAGTGTCGGTGAGATGGACTCCTTGAGACCTGAGAAGGAGCAATGGCCCAAATGTCAGGGGAGACCCCAAAAGCAGATGAAGAGTGTAGCAGTGAACCAG CACCGGCACgtccacctgggaaggaagacACACTGCTGCGCTGCATGCAGGAAGAACATCTGCtggcaagacctgtcccagcaccagtgtgtacACAGCGGGGAGCAGCCACACCATGGCACTAAGTGTGaaaagagcttcaggcagccctccaaTCTGGCCAGGCactggtgcatgcacacaagggagaagccacataagtgcTCAGAGTGCAGGAAGAGCTTCACtcgctcctccagcctggctcaacaccaacgtatccacacaggggagaagccacatcagtgctcggagtgtgggaagacctTCAACCATTCCAGAAACCTGAGAAGACACTGGCTCATCCACACAgcagagaagccacatcagtgttcagagtgtgggaagagctacaCCTGCTCCTCGCATCTGGTCCGGCACCAActcatccacacaggagagaagccacatcagtgcccagagtgtgggaagagcttcaccttaTCCTCAgacctggctcggcaccagcgtatccacactggggagaaaccacatcagtgctcagtgtgtgggaagagcttcacccgatcctCCCACCTTGtccagcaccagctcatccacacagaagagaagccacatcagtgcccagagtgtgggaagagcttcactcactcctTCAGCCTGGCTGAGCatcagcgtatccacacaggagagaagccacatcagtgcttggagtgtggcaAGAGCTTTGCtcgctcctccagcctggctcagcaccaccttatccacacaggggagaagccatatcagtgcttggagtgtgggaagagcttcactcgttcctccagcctggctcagcatcaGCATATCCACACaaaggagaagccacatcagtgttcagagtgtgggaagagctacaCCTGCTCCTCTCACCTGATCCGGCACCAGCTCatgcacacaggagagaagccgcatcagtgctcagaatgtgggaagagcttcaccctaTCCTCagacctggcccggcaccagcgtatccacacaggggagaaaccacatcagtgctcggagtgtgggaagagctttacccgATCTTCCCACCTTGTCCAGCATCAGCTCAGCCATACagaagagaagccacatcagtgcccagagtgtgggaagagctttgctcACTCCTTCCACCTTGCTCAGCATcaacgtatccacacaggggagaagccatatcattgctcacagtgtgggaagagtttcatcCGATCCTtccacctggcccggcaccagctcatccacacagagaaaaaaacattttag